In one Nicotiana sylvestris chromosome 8, ASM39365v2, whole genome shotgun sequence genomic region, the following are encoded:
- the LOC138876184 gene encoding uncharacterized protein, whose product MAQKHPGFQWSNANGAENPQRFFNQKQQVQGPPGFQHQNRGQQSFQQYQQQPQRAHQQSLEDLMYKFIKATEEKVESQHSAIKNLEIQVSQLATLMSRQIQGALPSNTEKNPKVHLKAISLRSGKSLDDPYADREGKPQEVKKVNKGENKIESKFPKEQKNKGKNVQENELIINPHSVPLPFPQKLKREKLDKKFSKFLEILKQLYINIPFTDALKKLELGEMKNTGVSLQLADQSTKKLKGIIENVLVRVDKFIFPVDFIVLEMEENTKVPLILGKPFLAIGRSIIDVHQGQLILSVDEERVIFDMHKIMKFPEDESSSSCFQIDFLNDLVDVYKDDQLITDALERCLAKSGTTYDDDPMIRQEVEILEKESEIEEVSQEKVQSKIKLKTLPSHLKFIFLEPELFLVIISSSLTAE is encoded by the exons ATGGCACAAAAACATCCAGGATTTCAATGGAGTAATGCTAATGGTGCTGAAAATCCTCAAAGATTTTTTAATCAAAAGCAGCAGGTACAGGGACCACCTGGTTTTCAACATCAAAATAGAGGTCAACAAAGTTTTCAACAATATCAGCAGCAGCCTCAAAGAGCTCATCAACAAAGCCTTGAAGACCTGATGTACAAATTCATTAAAGCTACTGAAGAGAAGGTTGAAAGTCAACATTCAGCTATTAAGAATTTGGAAATTCAGGTAAGCCAATTAGCAACCCTCATGTCTAGACAAATTCAAGGTGCTCTACCAAGTAACACTGAGAAAAACCCAAAAGTACACCTCAAAGCCATCTCTCTACGATCAGGTAAATCTCTTGATGATCCATATGCAGATAGAGAAGGAAAGCCACAAGAAGTAAAAAAGGTAAATAAAGGTGAGAATAAAATAGAATCTAAGTttccaaaagaacaaaagaatAAAGGGAAAAATGTACAAGAAAATGAATTGATAATAAATCCTCACTCTGTACCTCTCCCCTTTCCCCAAAAGCTAAAAAGAGAAAAGCTTGACAAAAAATTTTCAAAGTTTCTAGAAATCTTAAAACAACTTTACATTAACATACCTTTTACAGATGCTTTGAA gaaaTTAGAACTTGGTGAAATGAAAAACACTGGTGTATCCCTTCAATTGGCTGATCAAAGCACTAAAAAGCTGAAAGGAATCATTGAAAATGTTCTTGTTCGGGTTGATAAATTTATTTTTCCTGTAGATTTTATAGTActggaaatggaagaaaatactAAGGTACCATTAATTTTAGGTAAACCATTTCTCGCAATAGGAAGATCAATCATTGATGTTCATCAAGGACAATTAATATTGAGCGTTGACGAAGAAAGGGTAATTTTTGATATGCACAAAATAATGAAATTTCCTGAAGATGAGTCATCATCTTCTTGTTTTCAAATAGATTTTCTAAATGACCTTGTAGATGTATATAAAGATGATCAATTGATTACTGATGCATTAGAAAGATGTTTGGCCAAATCAGGTACCACATATGATGATGATCCCATGATCAGGCAAGAAGTTGAAATACTAGAAAAAGAATCCGAAATTGAGGAAGTCTCACAAGAAAAAGTTCAATCAAAAATTAAACTCAAAACTCTTCCTTCTCAtttgaaatttatttttcttgaaccTGAATTATTTCTAGTAATTATTTCATCTTCATTGACTGCAGAATAG